In Rhopalosiphum padi isolate XX-2018 chromosome 3, ASM2088224v1, whole genome shotgun sequence, the genomic stretch ACACAGAATTTCCGCATTGAAAATGTCGATCATCAACATTGATGACGATGTGGTGCCCAATGATGAGCCTCAAGACGAAAAGCCTCAAGACGAAGAGCCTAAAGATGAAGAGCCTCAAGACGAAGAGCCTCAACACGTAGAGCGTCAAGACGAAGAGCCTCAAGACGAAGAGCCTCAAGACGAAGAGCCTCAAGACGTAGAGCCTCAAGACGAAGAGCCTCAAGACGAAGAGCCCAGAATACATGAGACCAGTGTTCCTGGTGCCTTTACGAGGTACGTATATAGAGGTTTGAATTATCCGATTATAACAGCTGTGTGGAGTATGGCACCAGGTTGTGATATAGTCATTTACAACCATCGTACGATAATACTAGAGGAATAACATATGTGAAGTAGTTAAGTAGTTGCGATTTAGGCCGACGACTGCATTAAATTCTacggatttttaaaatatatttttactcaagtacctatttataatatcagaTGAAGAtaagtcataatttttttttttttttttaattgtattcatatCTGTCatctaacatatattttaataaattactttttcattatttttttatttttttttttaaatttttgaattaattaacaataatacaagaACAAAGTAGGTAAGTACTACCTACTTATAACCTACGactataaatacacattattatgaaaataaattaaatgttaatgtattgccaactaaccaatattttatatttatttcattatttgtttgaGTAAGGTCAAAATCATGGTGAATCATACAACATGATTCTATTTATGATAATCGTCGAAAATAGATTGACACATTGCATTcattacctaaaaaaaatactatttaagcaaatacaatatattattttggaataatattttgaatttcctaATACTAAAAACTTGTACGATGTATTGatatatgcattaaataaataatttattataatttattaaatatgtcgtaaaaatggtaaataatgtTCTAAAAACGGCAAAACATGAAAACATTAAAAGATTCAAGTTTTAAGTATCCATTATAATGTAACAAATTGTATGTGCTTAGAATGCATTGTCCTAGAGTATTCGAAAGAAGTTGAGTGATGTTAGATCACACAGAGATACACTTAGGGACGGATCCAGAGAGGCCTAGGGGCCTAGTCTCCCCCCCACCAGACATGttatttctcaattttttttttataattttacagatctaaatttttacattatgaataaaatacctatacaatatagttGCCCCCCCCCAGATCTCTACTCTGGGTCCGTGCctggatatattataaacattttttattcaaaaaggtaaaaaattaacaaaattatatcaataaaaatcattaaaaaatattatttaatttcgatTGGAAATtaagtaaacatatttttttaaatcatgtttactatatatataatatagtaaataaaggTAAAGCATTATCTTATGTCCTTTATGGccttataattatagtattaagtttttaatattatagtgacatAACTAAATATTACGCTGTTAAATCATATGTTAACTAATATCTATAGaatttcatcaatttttattcaacactaatattatttttttttttaactgcaaAAAGTgcaatgttaaaatttattgttttaccgTGGAAATATTAAGGGTAATACAGGACTTTTGGGATAGAATCTATGATACCAATGAactatataatttctataattgaatttattttggtatttattgttataattacgccaatatattatatttataaaatatattaatgacatTTATGAACTGAAATAACATTTCtagaattttttgttttgattttgatcaaaatattatataagtactataaatatttttgaaattatacatgtatatttcaatgaaaaccAAGGCGTAACGCTCTAAATACCGTGGATTTACGTGCGTTCTTATACTACGTTAAATTTCAATTGCACTGCAGATTATTAATAACACAGTTATTgaccaaatttaaaatacctacagaACAAAATATATCACACAATATTCATATCCACTAAAACAATGATAGTTTTTTGGCAAGTCGTCTATAttcaccataatatattaagtatgtgTTGAACAGTAATAAGTAAGTAATACATACTACACAGTAGCCTATGGCACTATGGATCTTGCtggattttgttaattttatataattggcgttaaatataataccatacaagttaattttaaagtaaaacaattaGCTCGAGAATCGTAATTGTTATTTCATTGGTTAAAATAACATCATGCCACATGTAGTGGCGCCGAAGTTTTTAAAACGTAGTCGGGTAATTTCAAAATTTCGTGGCTTCATTTGTCTTAAAAAAAGGTATCTGATTTAGgtgatggggggggggggggtgtaaaatatacattcattatGATAAAGTCACGGTGTTAATATAATGTGGCCCAGCCACCTAGTGGCCCGACCTTAACATGGACATCGGCGCCACTGAGTCACAACATGTACATTAAGTACTTATCAGTTATTTGGTTAATGGAAGGCGATTAAATAgtctatataaattacattcatctaattatctaatatattttgtagtgtTTTTTTCGTTGATTTGTTCTtatgataattgtttttttttttaagttagttaatgaagaaatataaatcaatacaatctgaatatagtatatatagttcattgttcgtacattattataacgtttataactataattcctGTACGGCGTTGCCTgtgtcaaattaataattctggTGTATTTACTTTGTCTTAAATtccgttaaatataaattatgcatatttttagcacaataattattcattagtgtgattttgaccaaatataagtatatactacTGGTCTAAAATTATCAACAGTTACCcacaataactattttattttatttatgtcaaacatgtacctataatttatttattattatttatttttaatgaaattggtTTTAATTCTATGATACAGTAGTGTTTGTATTGGGACCAGTCCATTTTGGCCATATTAACTGGTGCCCATATTAGGCAGATTTCACTGTacttaatgtgtatattttcttatgaattaagaggatgccagcgtagtatgttatctctctctaacccacgcgcaacatagcaaattttacgttcacaaaaatgacaataaccatattaatttctcaaattatagtgaaatgacctattatagaatttaaagttaaaaacattatctagggcatctcataagcgttttaatatatttttattttaaagcgagttatgagtttttttaagatatgtataaactatttacaattttaaaataatcataactagcttcaaaataaaaatataataaaacgcttatgagatgccTTAAAttatgttcttaactttaaattctataataggtcatttcactataatttgagaaattattatggttagtcatttttgtgaacgtaaaatttgttGTGTGCACGTGGGGAATCGTAAGTTCctagacgaaaaaaaaaagtacctatgTTAGTTCCTACACTAGGAATAGTATAAGTTATCAATATACGTCTATAAAATactgtcatacattttaaccctttattctatgttatatataatttataagctatctatctaatttaatttttatctttaacatccgcatatttttaaaattatcgaaattctcaaattatttcaagttaatacatgtataaaaataaggaGAACTGGTAGTaacttagttattaaaataagtcaaaTACATGccgaaaaagaaaattttataaatcaaaaaataatagaatattcaactaaaaaaattaatcaatacgactatgttaaatttttaagcttCAGAAATAAacctcataaaatataatattttttttgtattgttttattatattaaaattattaaattgataatatttattaggtaaataattaaatattttaaagaataatatattatatagaataatgggttaaaatgtatgaaagtattataatatgatataactgatattagattgataacttataatgtacttagtgtaggaacttacacgtgTACCTTTTTTCACCATGTATAGGAACTTACATATGTACCTGCTAGGTCTCGTGTAAGAACTTACATTCGCCCTTGCGCGTTAGTTAGAGAGAGATAAgtgataacaaatactacgctaTTTAATCCTCTTAAATATGCCATAAGCCAGGGCCGTCCCTAGGGCATGGCGAGCGGGGCCCTCGCCCCGGGCTCCGCGCTCTCGCCACAATTGGAAAGGCCCCGCTTCATagatacagtaaaaaaaaagtcaagttGATGACCTTTCTATTAAACAATTTGAACGATTCGttcttttgaatttcaaaataatctgccataatattttgatgtatcgATTGTATTACGATCCTTTTAGTTAGTTTTCTCGAAAGAATAAAGAACATTTTCAGATGCTATCTAAGtcgctatattttataaaaaatattagtacgtttaatataatataataattaataatattacatacactaCAACTACACAACGCGTCGTCGGTTGCTACCACAGATGTTGTTTTATGTTATATCAGTGTGTCGCTACCTATTCGAACGATTAACGCGCGCTCGTCCGCATGGGACCCCCGGTAGTCACGACACACGAAATGGCCGACGGTCGGACTTGAGAGGACGGTGAAAGCTACACCGAAAGTGAAACGTGTACAGCGTTCGATAGATGGCGTTCCGCGCAGTGTTGCCGCCGTCTCGGCAGGCCGTATCCACGACCGTTGTCCATACGTTTTGAGGTCTGCGCGTCGCAGTTGCGGAAGAGGTAAATTAGATTTGTGCAAACTCGTCAGGGGCAtcaattcagttttaaaatagggCTGCCAAATTATTAAGCAGGCCATATATTTTGTCCACCATATCAGAACAtagtaaaaattttgaaatttattactgTCTTAAAAGATAGGGCGCGCgacattatgtatacattttagccTATTTGTCTTAGAACCAGCCTACACACTCTTACTTTGAATCTTGATCATACTgacattatctataaatataattcatacatttaacttaaacacctcaatttataatgaataattatgactattatagtgttattaccACTCGaaaaaatttttgattatacaaataaagctgtaagcaatatattataaaaaaaatcaatgtaagaTATTAGTATGCAGttatttgtatcattaaattatttgaagtttgaaattaagagtttataaataattagcaaAACGAATAACGTAAGattgatttttacatatttttaataatttataaaatataatattatattatttataaaatatttttcaaaaattattataatagtttatttattacattttagctGACCGGCGCAGTATAAAATTAAGGCAGGCCAATATGTTATAGGAAAAAATAGGGCCACCAATGTATACCCTGCCATACCCCGAAAACTGAAACTCgtacgttattatttttcacagaCGGTCGTATAGAACGTTTGCGTCAACGCAGTCGATCGTTGcgtaaattgatattattatcacgcgTGTATTTCTTATATACCACTGTATATACTGTGTCTGTATACTAGCGCGCTCGCTCCTAGCGCAAGTCACAGACCATTTATAAAGCTCctgtttacttaaataatatttttattacataacgcATACGATCCAAGCCGTGATTACGATGTTTTTGGGCCCGGGGCCAAACAATTAAGGAGGCCCATAACCTGATTAAAATCAAACTATTGGTGACCCACAGATAAAAGCatttcagacaaaaaaaaattatatttataaatttatttctcactattttaaatacaaaaataaaaaagttatttgtataaacaattGTACGTGTTTCTTTTGATATACGAAATACGTATATACTACTTTTATTATATCCAAATATTTCTGATTGTCACCGTTTCGGCCAGTGTCACTTTTCGGCCAACACTTACAGTTCCCTTTTCGGCCAGCTCAGTTTTCTTTTAacgacttatgagttatgattatttcgaaaaatgtgattttttttttaaattattagctaCCTAATACGTTATgaaaacatgataaaataaaataatataaaataacaaaatgttataatataatacattattcgaataaaaattgataaaatattaattaattgatataactattaactatttaggtATTAACCTAAAATCAACGAAATGAAGCTTACATTgaagactataaaaataataaaatatgtcgttACAAAATTGTCaaacaaatatcatataattataaaaaataaaacttctgaatacatattttataattattatatttgtattcgactaaagtattatattataacattttattgtattaccaattattttattttattattataattatttttgtataggtattataatactatattaatttttattcaaataatgtattatattataacattttgttattttatattattttattttattattttttcataaagtactaggtaggtaataacttttttttaaaaaaatcatagattTGGATACAATATAACTCATAAGTTGTTAAAACTGTGCTGGCCGAAAAGTAAATGGTAAGTGTTGGCTGACACTGGCCGAAAAGGGAAGGGTACATTTCGGCCAAATAGGGGGCCGCCCCTGTTCGCCAGGGTCCCACTATCGTTTGATATCCGTTTTGGGTCCGGGGCCATAgcttccccccccccccctggaGGGTTAGGTTAGACCGGGCTTGATACAATCTGTTATACAACATAGTtcgaagtatatttataatctaattactttttaaaatgcacgcagaataataaatttattacgattaaatattttttttaataaacgtatTGTATCCTTTACGTCATAACTTATATAGGTGACCAAAAGTACTtctagtaaaataatgttttattcttctttgaaatgtatagaaaaaaatcttGTTGGTGTGCGCATAGCATTAACATATAGTATAAcgttataattatgtttgtgaTTATTCcactgaaatatttataatatgtgcccaccaaccaatttttaattagatatatacagaaataaataatactcagACAGAAAAAACTACTTATGTGATACTGAaaagaatattgtattattatatattaacttttttttttaaatattatctatttgaaagaaaaatgtGTTAGGCActgacgtttttaatttttaaaccattCTTTTGcgactaaaataaattgtcaccGCGAGTATACACTTGACCGTTACGTATTTTTATGTCATCTATATATGTGTTTCTAAGCTCATAGCGCGCTGGCTACTCGCTTTGCACTTACAACTCACTAATTGACTAAAACTCCTGATTACTTTAATATGCATactaatgtgtaaaatatacaacaacTTTTATAAAACATAGATTGATTTACatctttctttttaaaatacatattaaatattatgtattgtatagcttggaaataataaatcattatttataggaaaataaaaacaataatatcttattttatttttactttatttagaaacagaaaaaaatatacgcACGTTACGCTAGCAAAActgctttaataataataagattaatattaaaatattattatacacatttttaatcgtattgcataaaatatacttacgtACAAATGtcgttttaatttgtataaatatgagtttctcaaaatttttatttactacctaatagtattataaactaGTTAAAgagtttattattcaatatttaatgtaaaataaacaattaaacaaaatcatttgaaaggaaacaaaatataaatgagcTATGGAAATATTAGATACAGTTTATAATGCAAGAAATAGCCAATAAAGAGATAAAGTtaagtaattaatactaattattatatgtatttctaATTCTTTGACTAATCTTTGTATAGATACCACAGTACCACACTAGATTTACATTACTTTACTATTTTCTCTGGTTCTCGTATATCATTTTTTAGCATTCTAGTTGGGTAAAAGGATTGTACTATTTCTGATAGTAAACTTTGTAGATAAcatctaaaacaaataatattagccaaatgtacctatctatttgaaaattgttgattgtttataaaatgtcaccagtataaaatagtaaaatattgggatttaaatcaaaaatgtaattttgtagaATTTTGTACTAACTATAAATACTTAAGTTCAAagtataaattagaattatttataaattaactataacagaccaattatattaaaaacagatgctgttttaaattttaattattggaaAAAGATGTCTTATGTGTACAGTCGTATATAGATTTATAAGTGTAATGGATATGCatttaataatgcataaaaaaaaagtaattgcttctctgaatttaataaaaagggAGTCTTTTTACAAAACTACGGACAGTAACCTTTTACAGGCCCAGTCCGCCCCTGGACGGCACTAGATGTCATTATGCATGTATTTTTACACCGTGTGTCGGGGATCTGCTCAAAAGTGAATTATATTCATCGTGTATGCATTAAATAGGTAGTAATAAGTaagtataacacaatatatagtataactattatagcaCTATGGATCTTGCTGAATTTATTTACAACAGTTTTACGATAATCGATCGACAACTGTCGATTTGCGTTATGTTCATCATTCGTCGTTtacttttttactatttattaattatataaataataggcgTTGAATaccctatttaaaaatataaccacatacaatttaattttcaactaaaatataattagttcgagaattttaattgttgttataattggttaaaataccatCGTGCACACGTACATTAAGCgtcaattatttgattaaaatcggGCGATTAGTTTGTtgacattaaattgtatttatctatttacATTAGTATAGTATTTATTCGTTGGTATTTACTTAtatgataattgttttttttttttaaattagttgatGAAGAATAaaatcagaatataatataatgtataataatgatgcttgatataatattataatgcgattAACATTCCAAGTCCAACAAATTCAATGGTTGTCGCTATTTGTACTGAATATACTCAATAATTTATCAcatgattaaattttatcacGAGTGAAAAaccttgaatttaaaaataaaattataacacaaaaaCTCATGTATTgaaataagcatttttttttattattattattaacttacaataaaattatgtataatagtgaTATTGGTCgttcataaaaagtataattacagctaattatatttgatcaaatacaatctatattaaatgttttttttttttttatctatctagactattttggacaatttgtaaaaatggaGATACGAGGTATTGGCATGTATCTGTCGTATCATTGCATTAATATTGTATCGCATCCGTGTCGTGTTCATTTaatctgtattttatttcactttaatCACAAGGTGGCATGGCATAATTAGTAGCACAAAtaggaaattattatttcttaattttctaattaatattattattaattattaagtatcaatattgtataaaatagtcTACATTTATctgataaaatcatttttatgcaaatttaaatatttataacatttccGGTGACAAAATTGATACGTTAAAcccgaaaaatattattttctaacattTTGTATgggtgaattaattttaaaaaacgtaaaaagaaaaattatgttCATTCAATACGTTTTGTCTTTGGTGGCCATGTGTCACGGACCGTGGAAGAAGCCAAtgaatgaaaacaaataatgtgAGATCTCATCCTCAAAATTTCTGATATTATCacgtttcttataatattattataatttattatcttcaagcgt encodes the following:
- the LOC132923689 gene encoding uncharacterized protein LOC132923689; its protein translation is MSIINIDDDVVPNDEPQDEKPQDEEPKDEEPQDEEPQHVERQDEEPQDEEPQDEEPQDVEPQDEEPQDEEPRIHETSVPGAFTRYVYRGLNYPIITAVWSMAPGCDIVIYNHRTIILEE